A stretch of DNA from Anopheles nili chromosome 2, idAnoNiliSN_F5_01, whole genome shotgun sequence:
TAACTGAACGTGCTTATCCTGCACCGGTAAAGGTACTCGGTGGAGGGAAACAAGCCTCGGCGGGAGGCAAATCTCAACCAGCAAACACTGGTGGCACAAACGCAGCAGCGGGTGCTGGAGCTGTAGGAGAAAATTCCCCTGATAAGCTTGAGCTCAAAGTTGGACAGATCATGGACGCTATCAAGCACCCGGACGCAGACAGCCTGTGCGTGCTGACGGTGGATATCGGCAATGGTGAGCGCAAATCAATTGTTAGCAATCTTCTCACGCACTACGCGCTGGAGCAGCTTCGAGACCGGTTGGTTGTGGTGTTGACAAACATGAAGGCATCAAAAATTCGTGGCGTCGAGAGTGAGGGATTGGTGCTGTACGCGGCTGGAACCGATCGATGCGAAGCCTTGGCAGTCCCGGATGGCTCGAAGGTTGGTGAGCGAATCATTGTGGAAGGATTTGATAATACAAATAACCCGGTACCGCCACTCAATCCGAAGAAAAAGGTTTGGGACAAGATTCAGGCGGAGCTGCATACTGGCACAGAAGGAGAGGCACTCTGGAAGGAATTTTCACTTATGACGTTGAATGGCGATCGGGTGACGAGTACACTTCCTGGATGCAGCATCAAATAGGCGAAGATGGTTAACGACATGCGCTACTACGTAGTGAAAGTTGGGTTTACTGAGGCATTTCGCAGCTACTCTAGCTTTTTTCAACTCATTTACAGCAAGATCAAGATCATTGGACGgtgaagatttttttatacTCGTTTAGTTTTTCGCGGAGTAATTTATTAAAGTTTGTGCTGCACGTGatatgaattgttttttttattcatcgagtccgaaaatttaataattattCTTAAAACGATACGTACGAGGATATTTAATTGTAGCAAGGATACGCGCATCTGTAGCTTTGTTATTGCTACTGGCAACACTGCGCATTTGCGGTGCGCTGGAAtgtaaacataaacattaGCACGTGCGTTGGAAGTAGTCAAAAACAGCTGATCGTGCTAGTTGCTGTGCTGGCTACGGACGCCCGAAAAAGGGCggcatagtttttttttataaaatagtTGTTTTGTGGATGCAATAACtcgcaaagaaagaaaaatcatggTGCGCGTGGAGTTATCGAAACTTCTGCAGCTGCAAACGGAAGCGAACAGAGTGCGTAACATTTGCATTCTGGCACACGTGGACCACGGAAAGACGACACTGGCCGATAGTTTGATTGCAAGCAATGGCATCATTTCTACGCGACTGGCAGGCAAGCTGCGATACATGGATAGTCGCCCCGATGAGCAGGAGCGTCAGATAACGATGAAGAGCAGCAGCATTGCATTGTACTTTCGACAGGATACAAAAGGAGCGCTCGCATCCGAGGAGGATTTTTTGGTAAACTTGATTGATTCGCCTGGTCACGTTGATTTCAGCAGTGAAGTGTCAACCGCAATCCGGTTGTGTGATGGGGCCATCATAGTCGTCGATGTAGTAGAGGGTGTGTGTCCCCAGACGCGCGTGTGTCTCCAGCAAGCGTACAACGAGCAGCTTTCAACAGTGCTACTGTTGAATAAAATTGACCGGTTGGTGTTGGAAAAACGTCTGGATCCCACCGAAGCATACCGTCACCTGGAACGGGTACTGGAGCAGGTTAACGCGGTTGTAGGAAACCTCTTTGCCACGGACGTCCTGGCCAGGGAGCAAATTAGCATGACTGCTGATCAAACGTCCGCCCTCGAAGAGGCAGATGATTCGTTTCTCTATTACTCCCCCCAGCAAGGCAATGTTCTGTTCGGATCCGCGCTCGATGGATGGGCTTTCGATCTGGCCACGTTTGCACAATTTTACCATGGAAAACTGGAAGGAGTAACGGACAACCGCGAGCTGATGAACGCCCTGTGGGGTGACTATTTCTACTCGCCGCGACGAAAAGCGATTGAACCTGGCGCCACCGAAAAGGGTCGTAAGCCGCTCTTTGTACAGCTGGTACTGGACAACTTGTGGAACATTTACGGACTGGTTGAAACGCGAGACGAAACAAAACTGCGAGCATTTTCCGAGCGGTGTGGCGTAGTGCAGAGTCCTCGTGATTTGCGGCATGCGGATGGTCGTGTTCCTGTGAAGAATCTTCTTTCCGGCTGGTTGCCAATAGAACGTTCACTACTACGGGCAGTTTGTCAAACTGTTCCTGATCCAGCTGGCATCACCGATATGAAAGCCGAAAAATTACTATGCTCTCGGTTGGTTGATTTCGAATCGTATCCCCCCGAAACACAAGCCCTCAAGCAGGACATCATGCGCTGTGACGCCGACAGTGAGCGGTTGATCGTGTTTGTATCGAAAATGTTCCCGATTGATCATGGTGCTTTGGCGGGAGCTAAGGACACGTTGGAACGGTTAGCGAAATCGCTTTCCATCAGTGGCCCCGATGATGATGGAGGGTCAGTAGATGGGTCTGGTGGGTCATCAGAAATATTTCTTGCTTTCGCACGGGTTTACAGCGGAACTCTAAAGAGAGGATCTCGCGTGTTTGTCATTGGGCCTAAGTACGATCCCCGTACAATGCAGTTGGACGCCGAAGTAGCATCAACTCCGCATCTTGTAGAGGTTGAAATCGACAGCCTGTTCGTGCTGATGGGTCGGCAGCTCGAACCGGTCGATTCCGTGCCGTCGGGGAATATTGTGGGCATTGGGGGATTGCAAAATGTGGTCCTGAAGACGGCGACGCTTAGTAATTCTCGGTACTGTCCACCCTTCGTCGATCTACCTCTGATTGCGACACCAATCCTGAGGGTGGCAGTTGAGCCGAAGGAAATTTCAAAAATGCCTCATCTGGTACGAGGCTTAAAGCTACTTAATCAAGCTGATGCTTGCGTCGAAGTACGAGTGCAAGAAACCGGCGAGCATGTTCTGCTCACGTTGGGTGAGGTGCATCTCGAGCGTTGCATCAAGGACTTGCAGGAAACGTACGCCAAGATCGAACTTAATGTatcgaaaccaattgttccgTTCAAAGAAACGATTGTACCATTCGTGTCAACTTCGGAGGACAACGCCGAGGAGGAAATCGCGAAAGATCGCGAGAAGGACAAATCCGTGACACTTCAGACACCGAATAGGCAGTGCACGATCAAGCTGGTGGCTGTGCCGCTTTCGCAGGAAGCAGTAGATCTTCTAAATGACAATGAAACCGTGATGAAAGCGTACGTTCGCATACACGAAGCGAAACAGTCGTTGCCACAAGCACTGCAAGAATCGATTGCGGAATTACAAAACAACCTAAGGAAATTACTGCCGGATACAATATCTTTCGAACGCATATGGTCATTTGGTCCGAAGAAGTGCGGCACTAACTTGTTAGTCAATTGTACTGATTTCAAGCACACATCCGTGTGGCATGAACTTGGATCTGGTCAGGGAGCATCGAACGATCCGCGAGCACAGTATGAGTCATCTTTTCTGAACGGATTTCAAATGGCCTCTCTGGCCGGTCCACTTTGTGATGAACCGATGCagggtgtttgttttatggtgGAACGTTGGGAACTTGATACAACGATTGGTGTAGACCTAGCATCTGTTGCCTCACATGGACCACTCTCTGGTACGTATATTTCGTTGCATTGTAGCTCGAAAAGATTGCTTCGCTTTAGGACGATGCATAATGCTAAATCTTTTTTCAGGACAAATAATGTCCGCCGTGAAAGAAGGATGTAAGAAAGCATTTTTGAATCAACCTCAACGTTTGGTTCATCCGATGTATAGCTGCAGCATAACCGTCAATTCCGATGTTCTCGGTAAGTACTATTTAAAATGTTTGATGACTACCTGGGAATTGCATATATTTTATGTAATTTACATATGTTAAATGCGTGATTGATATTCATATATTGTAATGTgcaatatttcaaatattgTTTTGGCAACACTGTGTTCTTCATATGGGTTCTGTTGCCTACCCCCCGGGAGGAATAGAGAGCTGTCACttagggggttgtttttcttgtttacgGTTAAATTGCTGTCAACGTTGTCAAAACGAGCACATGGTTTGTTGTCGATGAAAACGACGGCAGCCGATGCGCTTCTTTGGCCGGTTAACAAATTAAAAGCGTGATCAAGTATACAAAACTAACGTTTCTTAGTGTCGTGCATGATAATATTGTTGTTTAGAAGGCAGATAATAAACGTGAGCAGTCGCAAGCATgggtaaaaaaggaaaagtagGAAAGGATCGGCGAGATAAGTTCTACAAGCTCGCTAAAGAATCGGGCTACCGATCGCGTGCCGCTTTTAAGCTCATCCAGCTTAATCGCCGCTTTGGCTTCCTGCAACAATCGCAAGTATGCATCGATTTATGTGCCGCTCCCGGCGGATGGATGCAGGT
This window harbors:
- the LOC128730842 gene encoding elongation factor-like GTPase 1; this encodes MVRVELSKLLQLQTEANRVRNICILAHVDHGKTTLADSLIASNGIISTRLAGKLRYMDSRPDEQERQITMKSSSIALYFRQDTKGALASEEDFLVNLIDSPGHVDFSSEVSTAIRLCDGAIIVVDVVEGVCPQTRVCLQQAYNEQLSTVLLLNKIDRLVLEKRLDPTEAYRHLERVLEQVNAVVGNLFATDVLAREQISMTADQTSALEEADDSFLYYSPQQGNVLFGSALDGWAFDLATFAQFYHGKLEGVTDNRELMNALWGDYFYSPRRKAIEPGATEKGRKPLFVQLVLDNLWNIYGLVETRDETKLRAFSERCGVVQSPRDLRHADGRVPVKNLLSGWLPIERSLLRAVCQTVPDPAGITDMKAEKLLCSRLVDFESYPPETQALKQDIMRCDADSERLIVFVSKMFPIDHGALAGAKDTLERLAKSLSISGPDDDGGSVDGSGGSSEIFLAFARVYSGTLKRGSRVFVIGPKYDPRTMQLDAEVASTPHLVEVEIDSLFVLMGRQLEPVDSVPSGNIVGIGGLQNVVLKTATLSNSRYCPPFVDLPLIATPILRVAVEPKEISKMPHLVRGLKLLNQADACVEVRVQETGEHVLLTLGEVHLERCIKDLQETYAKIELNVSKPIVPFKETIVPFVSTSEDNAEEEIAKDREKDKSVTLQTPNRQCTIKLVAVPLSQEAVDLLNDNETVMKAYVRIHEAKQSLPQALQESIAELQNNLRKLLPDTISFERIWSFGPKKCGTNLLVNCTDFKHTSVWHELGSGQGASNDPRAQYESSFLNGFQMASLAGPLCDEPMQGVCFMVERWELDTTIGVDLASVASHGPLSGQIMSAVKEGCKKAFLNQPQRLVHPMYSCSITVNSDVLGKLYAVIGRRHGRIQSADLIEGSGQFDVTAVIPVIESFNFATEIRKQTSGLAMPQLVFSHWEKVDIDPHWVPSTEEEYLQYGEKADFTNVARVYMDAIRERKGLPVEKKLVEFAEKQRTLSKNK